The sequence CCCGGGGGCCCCTTCACCCCCCCCCCTGCCCAGTCCACACCCCGGGggccccttccccccccccccgcccagtcCACACCCCGGGGGCCccttcaccccccaccccccgcccagtcCACACCCCGGGGGCCCcttcacccccccccccgcccagtcCACACCCCGGGGGCCCCTTCACACCCCCCCCCAGTCCACACCCCGGGGGCGTTTGGGGGCTCGGGATCCCCAAGGACCTCACGCGGCGGCAGATAGCGTCACCAGCTGCTTGTCCCACGTGTCCAGGCAGAGGATGGGCATGCGGTGGCTAAGAAGCAGCTGGAGAAGGAGACGCTGATGCGTGTGGACCTGGAGAACCGCTGCCAGAGCCTGCAGGAGGAGCTGGCCTTCCGCAAGGATGTCTTTGAGGAGGTGGGTCATCCCCCCTACCCCCCAGCGGGAGCCAGGGTGTTTCCCCACTTCCTGCCTCTCCCTGCCTCGGGGACTCATCTCCTGATCCCTGCCTCCATCATCACGCCACTgtcttctgtctctgtctcttatAGCGACACTTGTCCTTGGGTTTGGGGCCACCCACGTAGTCCAGGATGGTCTTGAGCCCTGTATCTTAATCACACTTGCAAAGACCTTTGTCCAGCAAGGCTACATTGGCAGACTCTGGGGATCAGCACATGGGCATGCTTTTCAGGGGTCGTCATTCAGGCTCCTGCAGACCCTGCCTGGCCTCCTtgcctctgagcctcagctcccTGGTTTGGCAGGACTGACTAGAGCCCTGGCCCCGCTGGCCTCCCACCTGGTCCTGGCCCATTGTGCTGTCACAGCCAGATGGAACCCGGAGGCAGCCACTGCTGGGCTCACTGTGGCGTGCGGGTGGGTGAGATGCCCATGCAACTGCGGAGCGGCCTCCTGCTTCTGCCGGGCCCGGCTGCAGCCAGAGCCGCCCTGGATCCCGTGAGGAGGCCGAGGGGGGCGGGAGGACCCCTGAGGTGGGCCAGGGGTGGGGTGTGGGCTGAGGGTCCACTGTGCTCCTTGGCTGTTGTGAACGCAGTGGCTTCCTATGGACACGTTCCTGTCGGCTTCATCCACGGGGCCCAGATACATGTGACTGACATCTGTGCAGGGAGTTTTGTCAAGTGGGGCTTCCCCACCTACCTTTGACCCCACCACTGCCTGGTCAGCTCCTGGTGCATGTGACCAGGGCCAGCTGGTCACTGCCATGACCTGCTGCTGTTCTATCTGAGACCCCAGGCTCCTATGATGAGCCACattaggaacttttttttttttcctaagaattctcttttttattaacagctttattgaaatagtCCCTTACCAGAAAGCTTTCACAGCTTACCATGTAGACTGGATCTTAGTCCATTCCCAGAGCTGTGCAGCCATCCCCTCTTAATTCCAGAACATTACCCCCAAAAGAAATTCTGTAGGTGTTTCCATTAGCATTCTTCCAGTTTTCCTATataacaaaacttttaaaaacatacaatttaATGAAATTTAGTACAGGATAGTTCAGCCATCACTGTTTAGTTCCAGAACATTCCATCATCGCAATagaagcccacccccaccccctcccctagcTCCTGACAACCAGGAACTGACTCCTTCTGTGGATCAGCCTTCTCTGTACGTTTCCCATCAGTGGAATCACACCctgtgtgtccttctgtgtctgcttctctcaCCGAGCATCCTGTTCTCAGGATCCGTCCAGGTGGTAGTGAGTGTCagggcttctctccttttcagggCCCAGTAATCCTGTGTGTGGCAGGTGTGTTATTTGGCAGTCAGCTGGGGGCTCTGGGTCACGGTTCTTGGGTGGTTGTGAATCATGGTGTGGGTGTGAACAGGTGGCCCTGGCGTGCCCCAGAGGGTCACCAGTGGCAGAGTTGGGCGCCCTCGCTCAGGCCGCTGGGGCGAGTCAGGGACGCCTGTGACAGGGCCAAGGCATGCAGTGAGCGTATGGCTATGTCCGCAGGAAGTGCGTGAGACGCGGCGGCGACATGAGCGCCGCCTGGTGGAGGTGGACAGCAGCCGGCAGCAGGAGTATGACTTTAAGATGGCCCAGGCGCTGGAGGAACTGCGCGCCCAGCACGACGAGCAAGTGCGGCTATACCGTCTGGAGCTGGAGCAGACCTACCAAGCCAAGGTGCGCATGCGAGCATGCCTGCCGGTGGGCACTGGGCCGTCCACCCCCGCCCTCTGTGCCGGCCCTCATGCCTGCCCTTGTCCCCGCAGCTGGACAATGCCAAGCTGAGCTCCGACCAGAACGACAAGGCTGCCAGCGCCGCCCGGGAGGAGCTGAAGGAGGCCCGCATGCGGGTCGAATCCCTCAGCTACCAGCTTTCCGGCCTCCAGAAGCAGGTGACTCACCAGAGCCCCAGCCCCGACCCCTCCTCAGGCCCTGTCCCGTCTCATCCCCTCCCACGGCCCCAGAGGCCTACAGCCGAGTGGGCTTCCCCACCGTGACGCTCGTGGACCCCTGCTGCAGGCAAGCGCGGCCGAGGACCGGATCCGTGAACTAGAGGAGACTGTGGCTGGGGAGCGGGACAAGTTCCGGAAGATGCTGGACGCCAAAGAGCGAGAAATGATGGAGGTGCGGGACATGATGCAGCAGCAGCTGGCCGAGTACCAGGAGCTGCTGGACGTCAAGCTGGCCCTGGACATGGAGATCAGCGCCTACCGCAAGCTGCTGGAGGGCGAGGAGGAGAGGTGAGCACCGCAGGGGCGGGGCGAGGAGAGGGGCGGGGCAAGTGCGCTGTCCCTCCCCCTCCAACACACGACCCCTACACCTCAGCCCCTGGtaaccccgcccccgcccccaggctgaAGCTGTCCCCCAGCCCGTCACGGATCACCGTCTCGCGGGCCACAacgagcagcagcggcagcagtgtgTCCACAGCCGGGCGCCCGGGCCGCAGCAAGCGGAAGCGGCTGGAGGTGGAGGAGCCGCCGGGCACGGGCTCCAGTGGCCTCGGCTCCAGCAGTAGCaccagcagcggcagcagcttcCACCTGGCGCAGCAGGCCTCGGCCTCAGGCAGCGTCAGCATTGAGGAGATCGATCTGGAGGGCAGGTTCGTGCAACTGAAGAACAGCTCTGACAAGGTGAGGCCTCGCCCCGAGCCGCGCCGCCCCCTCAGGGGAGGCCCCCCGGGGTTGCCCAGAGCCCTGTGCCAACGCCAGCGCCCTTCCTCAGGATCAGTCTCTGGGCAACTGGAGGATCAAGAGGCAAGTCTTGGAAGGGGAGGAGATTTCCTACAAGTTCACCCCCAAGTATGTGCTGCGGGCCGGCCAGACTGTCACGGTAGGTGGCTGTAGAGGGGCAGGTTGTGAGGTGTAgctgggatggggcagggggcCAGGGGAACTGCAGGGTGGAGCCCCACCGCTGAGAACAGCCACCTGCGATAGCCGATTGTCGACATTTCTCCCAAGAGCCTCCCtggagctcttggaaggcctgAGTGATGTGCCAGGGACCCCCTGGTGTGGGTGGGACTGGGTCCAGGCTGTCTGGGCTGGCAGGCAAAACGCCAGCCATGTTAACAGTCACAGGCATGGACTCCAGGACCCCTGATCCCAGCCTGGCCCGTTTGCTGAGATGAAAGTCCTTGGCCACTGTGAACCTCAGTCTCTTCTTCCATACTGGGGTGATTAACATACCTGGGCAGGATCCAAGAGGCCTAGAAGGATTACACACCCAGGGCATCAAGGGGACCTGTGATGAATGGCTGGCTGGTGCCCACTAGGACTGGAGCCCACTTTAACGGGGAGGTCTTCCTGTGTCCCCAGGTGTGGGCAGCTGGAGCAGGGGTGGCTCACAGCCCCCCATCCACACTCGTGTGGAAAAGCCAGAACAGCTGGGGCACCGGTGAGAGCTTCCGCACCACCCTGGTGAACGCTGATGGGGAGGTGAGTGCCTCCCGCTGCCTGGGTCTTGGGGCCCCTCCTGGGTGGATGGAGCCTTGGCTGCCAGGCACATGAGTGCAGCCTGGGCCTGGACATCCTGACTGTCTCCCCTGCAGGCTGGgctcctgggtggggaggggtctgTCTGCAGCTCTCATCTCATACAGGAAGTGGCCATGAGAACCGTGAAGCAGTCTTCAGTGGTGCGGGAGACCGAGAATGGGGAGGAGGGCGAGGACGAGGCAGCTGAATTTGGAGAGGAGGATCTTTTCCACCAGCAGGTAGAAGCTCCCAGGCACGGGcgtgcacacacgcgcacacatccCAGGCTCTGTTCATGCAGCTGCCCTGCCTCCCGGGCCTGCCTGTTGTGTGGATCTCTGGTACCCACCTAGAGACACTGGGAATGGGGTTGCAAAGCTGATTGTATCTCAAAGTGACCCTGGTACAGCCCTAGGGCTTCTCAGCCCACCTGCTGTTACCGTGATTCCTCCAGACTGGGATGCTGGTGACTTCATAAAGGTTTTGTGGGGAGGGTGCGGGGGGCTGAGGAACTACACTGAACAAGACATGAGTGCAGGACTCTTCTGGGTCTAAGACCATTGTAACGAGTCCTGTGGCTCAGAACAGGAGGGAGACATGGAAGGTTCTGGAACATTAGCCACACTAGCTGGGGTCATCTTGCTGGaagctgagcttccctggtggctcaggcccCAGCACGGTCCAGCCCCTCTtggtgggagggcagggggccACCAGCTACCTGCCTGACCAGGGTGGCATGTACCTGCCACCCTGGGCTCACCTCACTAGACCATCCTTCCTTCCAGGGGGACCCGAGGACCACCTCTCGAGGCTGCCGCGTCATGTGAACCGAACACGCCTCATCACATGTCTTTCTTTACCCAGAGCCActgaaaactatttttatatCATTGGCTTCTTTAATCCTTGGTACATTTCTAGAGAATTTTTAAGCAAACTGCCAGAGCATGGGGGTGGGTCTCTACTGATCTTTCCTGTCGGCGGGTTTCCTGGGACCCTTCACCACTGACCAGACTGTGTTGGTGCCCTGTCCACCAGCCCAGGAGCCTAGTGGCTAGCGGACTTTGGGGAGTCcagcaggggtgggaggaggcccATTGGCTGTGTGGGTCTCTGCTGCAGCCTGGAGTTGGGGTAGGAGAGGAGGCCTGGGGTGGACAGAGCAGAACTGCATAAGGATCCCatagtttatttcatttaagCTTTCAAAAAAACCAAATTCAGAATCCAGCTTCTGAcctggtggggagcaggggcacCCCTGCAGTTTCCATGGCTCAGCCAACTGAGCATCCGAAGGAGGGCTGGAAGCAGCTTGTACTGTCAGACCGGGGCTTTGGGCGGTTTCTGCTCAGCCCTCGGGTGTGTGGGTTGGGCCTCTTGGCTCCCTCTCTGGCTGCCGGAGCCTCACGTTTCTGGCCCTTTCAGCAGTCAGCTTCCTCACCCTGTGGGACAGGCAAGAAGGAAGCTTGGGACCTGGGGGCGATTCCTCTCTGAGACTAATCCCCAGGAGAGTGTCAAGGGAATGAGTATGACAACCTTGGACGTGACATCCATGTGTGACCACCGCTTTCCGCCCTCCCATCCATGGAGGGTGACAAGGGTGAGCCGTGGGACTCCCTGACCTCCAACTCTGTGCCTTGAGCATAGGTCATGCCCTCTCCTGTGTTCTTGGGTGCACATGGATACGCTAGCTTTCTCTGTAGCTTCCTGCTGAAACGGTGTTTCCTAGACAGACCTGCCCATGCCAGCAGTCCTCTGTGGAATGCTCCATGCCACAGCCCAGCTTCTGATCACCCAGAGACCCCCCTCCCTGCATCAGTTCACCTTTGACCCACACCACGTAGATACacagaagttatttttttaatggatatttatttttttacattggtCAGTACACAGGTTGCCAGGCTCCCACCTCAGGGGCTCACTCAAGGGTCACTGGGACAGTCCCcctccggggggggggggtggcatcGTCAGGGGTCTCTGTCCCTGTGGACTTTGCGCCCCTGGCTGACTCTTCAGAAAGCGCAGCTCAAGTCTTAAAGACGCAATACTGAGCCATGGAGGCGGGCTGGCCCCTGAAGGCAGCCTGCTTCCAGGTAGGCTGAGTGCCAGCCCCTCGGCGTTTACCCAAGGCTGGAGCAGCCCTTCCACCTTTCCCTGGGAACTGCTCATGGTGAGGAGGGCCCAAGCCCCAGGACAGGAAAGTGTCGGCCACCGGCAAAACCAAGCTGCTTCCAAGTCTAGAATCTCCCTGCAGGCCAAGGCTTTAAGTCTGGGCATCTTTCCTTGGCCACCAGAGTCCTTGGCCTGAGGGCTGTGCTTGCCCTGTGGAGGGAGGTGGCCTCACCAGAAAAATGGTGCAGCCCATGAGAAGCTTCCTGTCCTGACAGCACGTTCTGTACCACGCCTCCCTCGCCCCCCACACCCTGCCAGGAGTGCTTCCAGGTGCAGGCTGCTCCCTTCCCCTGGCATAACGAGCTGAGTGGACTGGAGGGTCTGGAGAGTGGGATGGGGTCTGGGTGGTCCTGGGGTGAGTGGAAACTGCATTGGTCTCACCCACACCCTTCAGGGTATTTTGGAAATCTCTGGGGATCGAAGCTGTGTCCTGGAATTCTGGGTGTGATGCAGTTTTGCAGGCTGGGCTTGAGGActtcaggaaggaaaagagagggcCCCACCCTCCCGGCAGGCCCAGAGGGCCTAAAAAACTGCCTCGGTTTGCCCAGTGCCTGCAGAACCCCCAGGCTCATTAGATGACATCTTGATTTAGCCAGTTCTTGGTCTCATCCCCGCCCAGTGGTTGCCTGGCTGAGATCTTGAGTGGAGCCTGGAAGTGGCCCTGGCAGGCTGGGAAGCCCTTGACTGGTAAGGGGAGGGTGCGCTGGACCGGTGGCCACTTGTGGCTGGAGGTTGGTGGTAATTTGGTAATTATCAGTCTTTGGTAATTAAGTAGTTGGGAACACAGGACAAAGTCCAGTGTTACAATGTCAGCCTTGGCCTGAAAAACAATTTGCATTTTTCCTTAAACATGCTTAACTTTAAGCCACTTGAAATGATGCAGAAGCgattctttttttctgagccGTGTCATGTGAGGAGAAGCACCCTTCTAGAAAAACAGCCACTCGGCCCAGCCCTCGGAAGGGACCGAGTGCCGGGGAGACACGGATACCTTTTCCCCGTGGTCTGGGCgctcagtgttcatcacagccaGGCTCTGACCTGGGCTCGTTTTTACCACACCGTCTACCCAGCAGTTCTATTTATATCAGCACATCCGAGCGGGGACTGCCATTCCTCAAGGATATTAACGCTATTGGAAAGGTCTTAATTCCAAGCCCGAAA is a genomic window of Ovis canadensis isolate MfBH-ARS-UI-01 breed Bighorn chromosome 5, ARS-UI_OviCan_v2, whole genome shotgun sequence containing:
- the LMNB2 gene encoding lamin-B2, with amino-acid sequence MSPPSRGRRSEQRGPRTAAAAAAAMATPQPGRAGGPSTPLSPTRLSRLQEKEELRELNDRLAHYIDRVRALELENDRLQLKISEREEVTTREVSGIKTLYEAELADARRVLDETARDRACLQIEMGKLRADLEEATKSAKKREGELTVAQGRVRDLESVFHRSEAELAAALSDKRALENDVAELRAQLAKAEDGHAVAKKQLEKETLMRVDLENRCQSLQEELAFRKDVFEEEVRETRRRHERRLVEVDSSRQQEYDFKMAQALEELRAQHDEQVRLYRLELEQTYQAKLDNAKLSSDQNDKAASAAREELKEARMRVESLSYQLSGLQKQASAAEDRIRELEETVAGERDKFRKMLDAKEREMMEVRDMMQQQLAEYQELLDVKLALDMEISAYRKLLEGEEERLKLSPSPSRITVSRATTSSSGSSVSTAGRPGRSKRKRLEVEEPPGTGSSGLGSSSSTSSGSSFHLAQQASASGSVSIEEIDLEGRFVQLKNSSDKDQSLGNWRIKRQVLEGEEISYKFTPKYVLRAGQTVTVWAAGAGVAHSPPSTLVWKSQNSWGTGESFRTTLVNADGEEVAMRTVKQSSVVRETENGEEGEDEAAEFGEEDLFHQQGDPRTTSRGCRVM